A genomic region of Rhipicephalus sanguineus isolate Rsan-2018 chromosome 3, BIME_Rsan_1.4, whole genome shotgun sequence contains the following coding sequences:
- the LOC119386877 gene encoding fatty acid CoA ligase Acsl3 gives MSNLGLDIALGLIKVLVSAYDVVTLPIHFVCQRPWDYWRKKNLAFAKCAIDGDPSAPYVRTYSNGLDSLSGVRTMDELTRKAIHTFGDRPCFGYRPVLGESEEKQDDGKVFKKLVLGDYKWMSYNEADEKIDLIGRGLMALGVRPRQNVVILAETRIEWMLAAQACLRINIPVVTLYATLGEDGIIHGINETEATHLITSYDLMPRLAKIIDKIPSLTHIIYMENPVAKAPPVAPTGLHLVPFAKLEESGRTADTELRGETPTADDVAIIMYTSGSTGVPKGVMITHGNIVTTARGFSVICKDVGDTDAYIAYLPLAHVLELAAECLSFALGARIGYASPLTLTDKSTGIQKGCKGDASLLKPTIMVSVPLILDRIRKSITEVASVKGPFFRRFFEYLIAYKSFWLRLGFNTPLLNRLVFNKMRALLGGRVKVIATGSAPLSADTHEFIQACLDCYVVQGYGLTETAAGATIMDLDDMSFGRVGAPLVGCYIKLVDWDEANYHVTDKPYPRGEILVGGPCITKGYYKNEALTNECYREEDGIRWFYTGDIGEMYPDGTVKIIDRKKDLVKLQFGEYISLGKVETELKTCPLIDNLCVYGNSFHTYLVALVAPNPKQLQILADKLGRGHLTFDQLCDDPVVVNAAAEAIISHARKANLQKMEIPTKLKLCREDWQPDTGLVTAAYKIRRKKIQQFYQNDIDELYDTSVRASKST, from the exons ATGTCTAACCTGGGACTGGACATCGCCCTGGGCCTCATAAAGGTCCTGGTGTCGGCGTACGACGTCGTCACACTACCGATCCACTTCGTGTGCCAGAGGCCGTGGGACTACTGGAGGAAAAAGAACCTGGCGTTT GCCAAATGTGCAATTGATGGGGACCCCAGTGCACCCTACGTGCGCACCTACAGCAATGGGCTGGACAGTCTCAGTGGTGTGCGAACCATGGACgagctgacgcgaaaggcgatcCACACGTTCGGCGACCGTCCTTGCTTCGGCTACCGCCCAGTTCTGGGAGAGAGTGAAGAGAAGCAGGATGATGGAAAAGTCTTCAAGAAG CTTGTCCTGGGTGACTACAAGTGGATGTCCTACAatgaagcggacgaaaagattGACTTGATTGGACGTGGCCTCATGGCTCTTGGTGTGCGTCCCCGCCAGAATGTAGTCATCTTGGCCGAGACGCGCATTGAGTGGATGCTGGCAGCCCAGGCCTGTCTGCGTATCAACATCCCAG TGGTCACGCTGTATGCAACACTTGGGGAAGACGGCATCATCCATGGCATCAATGAAACTGAGGCCACCCACCTCATCACCTCTTACGATCTCATGCCGAGGCTTGCG AAAATCATCGACAAGATTCCATCCCTGACGCACATTATCTACATGGAGAACCCCGTGGCCAAGGCTCCCCCGGTGGCCCCCACTGGGCTCCACCTCGTTCCTTTCGCCAAGCTGGAGGAGAGCGGCCGCACGGCCGACACAGAGCTGAGAGGCGAGACACCCACGGCAGACGACGTTGCCATCATCATGTACACGAGCGGCTCCACGGGAGTGCCCAAGGGCGTAATGATCACCCATGGCAACATAGTGACCACTGCCCGCGGATTCAGCGTAATCTGCAAGGACGTCGG TGACACTGATGCCTACATTGCCTATCTACCTCTCGCCCACGTCCTGGAGCTGGCAGCTG AATGCCTCTCATTTGCCTTGGGAGCAAGGATTGGTTATGCATCGCCACTCACACTGACAGACAAG TCCACTGGAATTCAGAAGGGCTGCAAAGGTGACGCATCTCTACTGAAGCCTACCATCATGGTGTCTGTGCCG CTCATTCTGGACCGAATCCGCAAGAGCATTACAGAAGTGGCGTCTGTGAAGGGCCCGTTCTTCCGGCGCTTCTTCGAGTACCTCATCGCCTACAAATCGTTCTGGCTTCGACTTGGCTTCAACACACCACTGCTGAACAG GCTGGTGTTCAACAAGATGCGGGCCCTGCTTGGTGGCAGGGTGAAGGTGATTGCAACCGGCTCTGCGCCACTCTCAGCCGACACCCACGAGTTCATCCAAGCCTGCCTCGACTGCTACGTTGTGCAGGGATACGGCCTCACCGAGACGGCTGCCGGTGCCACCATCATGGACT TGGATGACATGAGCTTTGGTCGTGTGGGTGCACCTTTGGTGGGCTGCTACATCAAGCTCGTTGACTGGGATGAGGCCAACTACCATGTGACAGACAAACCATACCCACGTGGCGAGATCCTGGTTGGGGGACCCTGCATCACTAAGGGCTACTACAAGAACGAGGCGCTCACGAATGAGTGCTACCGGGAAGAAGATGGAATCCGCTGGTTCTACACGGGGGACATCGGAGAGATGTACCCCGATGGAACGGTCAAAATCATCG ATCGCAAGAAGGACCTGGTAAAGCTCCAGTTCGGAGAGTACATCTCGTTGGGCAAGGTGGAGACGGAGCTCAAGACTTGCCCTCTGATCGACAACCTCTGTGTGTACGGAAACTCGTTCCACACGTACCTGGTGGCGCTAGTGGCGCCCAACCCCAAGCAGCTGCAGATTCTTGCTGACAAGCTTGGCCGTGGCCACCTGACCTTCGACCAGCTCTGCGATGACCCTGTGGTGGTGAATGCGGCTGCTGAGGCCATCATCTCTCATGCCCGCAAAG CCAACCTGCAGAAGATGGAGATTCCAACCAAGCTGAAGCTGTGCCGCGAGGACTGGCAGCCAGACACCGGGCTCGTCACAGCTGCCTACAAGATCCGCCGGAAGAAGATCCAGCAGTTCTACCAGAACGACATCGACGAGCTCTACGACACGTCGGTGCGGGCCTCCAAGTCCACGTGA